A section of the Caballeronia sp. M1242 genome encodes:
- a CDS encoding MFS transporter — MSDSTSASSTRESNPSLAVHRSLPQATRQRARYATMAVFFIAGMMYASWGVHVPTVRDKFALSPGMLSLALFAVAGGSIFAMITNGSWIARAGTRTACMAGGIAMTACGALILVVPSFWLLLIVLAVFGAGMATLDVAMNAEASAVEEALGRPIMSSLHGMFSIGGMAGAAIGGTLLAHGLAPAAHLALAAGTSLVVLLASMPSVLPHVPHHEAHAKASSSNRWRSGALWALGGLALVALIAEGAMYDWATVYMRDVVEASPSLSSAAYAAFSGGMAAGRFGGDAVRARFGAPQLVFGSAGLAFVGMVMALVVPNAFVTMTGFTLMGLGLANMMPVLFAAAARVEGVTAAEGLAQVAGLAYFGLLLGPVLIGGVAQVSTLPIGLCVVAACCAAIALIGPRILRRLEI; from the coding sequence GTGTCCGACTCGACTTCCGCTTCTTCCACCCGCGAGTCCAACCCATCGCTCGCGGTGCACCGCAGTCTCCCTCAAGCCACGCGCCAGCGCGCCCGCTATGCCACGATGGCCGTCTTCTTCATCGCCGGCATGATGTACGCGTCGTGGGGCGTCCATGTCCCGACTGTGCGCGACAAGTTCGCGCTCAGCCCCGGCATGTTGTCGCTCGCGCTGTTCGCGGTCGCCGGCGGCTCCATTTTCGCGATGATCACCAACGGATCGTGGATCGCGCGCGCCGGCACGCGCACGGCGTGCATGGCGGGCGGCATCGCGATGACGGCATGCGGCGCGCTGATTCTCGTCGTGCCGTCTTTCTGGCTGCTGCTGATCGTGCTCGCGGTGTTCGGCGCGGGCATGGCCACGCTCGATGTCGCGATGAACGCCGAAGCGAGCGCCGTCGAAGAAGCGCTCGGGCGGCCGATCATGTCGTCGCTGCATGGCATGTTCAGCATCGGCGGGATGGCGGGCGCGGCAATCGGCGGCACGCTCCTCGCGCACGGGCTCGCGCCGGCGGCGCACCTGGCGCTCGCGGCGGGCACGAGTCTCGTCGTGCTGCTGGCCTCGATGCCGTCCGTGCTGCCGCACGTGCCGCATCACGAGGCGCACGCGAAGGCGTCGTCGTCGAATCGCTGGCGCTCGGGGGCGCTGTGGGCGTTGGGCGGCCTCGCGCTCGTCGCGCTGATCGCGGAAGGCGCCATGTACGACTGGGCCACCGTCTATATGCGTGATGTCGTCGAGGCGTCGCCTTCGTTGTCGAGCGCCGCGTACGCCGCATTTTCCGGCGGCATGGCGGCCGGGCGTTTCGGCGGCGATGCGGTGCGCGCCCGCTTCGGCGCGCCGCAGCTCGTGTTCGGCAGCGCGGGGCTCGCGTTCGTCGGCATGGTGATGGCGCTCGTCGTGCCGAACGCGTTCGTCACGATGACGGGCTTCACGCTCATGGGCCTCGGGCTCGCGAACATGATGCCGGTGCTCTTCGCGGCGGCGGCGCGCGTCGAAGGCGTGACGGCCGCCGAAGGGCTCGCGCAGGTCGCGGGGCTTGCGTACTTCGGTTTGCTGCTCGGGCCGGTGCTGATTGGCGGCGTCGCGCAGGTGAGCACGTTGCCCATCGGCTTGTGCGTCGTCGCGGCGTGCTGCGCGGCGATCGCGCTGATCGGTCCGCGCATCCTCAGGCGCCTGGAGATATAA
- a CDS encoding HugZ family protein: protein MNIPPQAPLHLLHRVSEGTLATHSRDPAGFPYPTALPFALTARHAPMLLISHLAEHTRNLQADPRAGFLVAHANGASVLEGQRLTLLGTFEPAAKSDHEQLARRYLRYHPDAARYLALGDFAFWVLSTERMRYIGGFGAMGWLDGNEIDPLEPLSDDEEAALCAFSDTLASRPADIRLLGIDRYGCDLLDSGARNRFTFDKPKLSAEELKAALIDCFERHA from the coding sequence ATGAATATCCCGCCGCAAGCGCCGCTTCATTTGCTGCATCGTGTTTCGGAAGGAACGCTCGCGACTCATTCGCGCGATCCGGCCGGCTTTCCTTATCCGACTGCATTGCCATTCGCGCTTACCGCGCGTCATGCGCCGATGTTGCTCATCAGTCACCTCGCGGAACACACGCGCAATCTTCAAGCCGATCCGCGCGCCGGCTTTCTCGTCGCGCATGCCAATGGCGCAAGCGTCCTGGAAGGTCAGCGCCTGACCTTGCTGGGCACGTTCGAACCTGCGGCAAAATCGGATCACGAACAACTGGCGCGGCGATATCTGCGCTATCACCCGGATGCGGCGCGTTATCTGGCATTAGGCGACTTCGCTTTCTGGGTACTGTCGACAGAGCGCATGCGCTATATCGGCGGCTTCGGGGCGATGGGCTGGCTCGACGGAAATGAAATCGATCCTCTGGAACCGTTGAGTGACGACGAAGAAGCCGCGCTGTGCGCATTCTCCGACACGCTTGCAAGCCGGCCCGCCGACATCCGATTATTGGGGATAGACCGGTATGGCTGCGATTTGCTTGATTCAGGCGCACGCAATCGTTTTACGTTTGATAAACCCAAGCTGAGTGCAGAAGAACTGAAAGCCGCGCTCATAGACTGTTTCGAACGCCATGCATAG
- a CDS encoding H-NS family nucleoid-associated regulatory protein, translated as MPSYKELLAQRESLERQIEEAKSREYAEVLNEIKQKMADYGITLQELAGGRGAKAAKASRSRTGVAPKYRDPESGSTWSGRGKPPKWIAGQDRDSFLIGK; from the coding sequence ATGCCTTCATACAAGGAACTGCTCGCACAGCGCGAGTCTCTCGAGCGTCAGATCGAAGAAGCGAAGTCGCGCGAATACGCCGAAGTACTTAATGAGATCAAGCAGAAAATGGCCGATTACGGCATCACGCTTCAGGAATTGGCCGGTGGCCGGGGTGCGAAAGCCGCTAAGGCATCACGCAGCCGCACGGGTGTCGCGCCGAAATACCGCGATCCCGAGAGCGGCAGCACCTGGTCCGGCCGCGGTAAGCCGCCCAAGTGGATTGCGGGTCAGGATCGCGATAGTTTCCTGATCGGCAAATAA
- a CDS encoding cation diffusion facilitator family transporter — MTLSTAHATEKHDVAVRTTWTSIALNSGLTSAQLAVGLIAHSQALIADGVHSLADIVSDLVVLIANRKAAAVPDVDHNYGHSRYETVASLFLGGLLIAVGVGMLWRAGARIMNLGDIPPVHASALVVAIIVLVSKEALFRYMLRAAERVRSAMLVANAWHARSDAASSLVVALGIVGSIAGFRILDPIAAALVGFLVGRMGWTFAWDALQDLSDRALDETTTADFRGILLGTPGVRDVHELRTRKMGDLAIVDAHILVDPLISVSEGHYIAESARAHILADSRVIDALIHVDPESDAVNPLPGNFPLRSTVTKAVTAAFSEQGLSVDTLNLHYLKRGFDVEIVLPYAAESETAPRLANLNLDALRQRLGARQIRVTQAVKVAAPQRARNASE; from the coding sequence ATGACACTTTCGACGGCGCATGCCACTGAGAAGCACGATGTCGCGGTTCGCACGACCTGGACGAGTATCGCGCTTAACAGCGGGCTCACGTCCGCCCAACTCGCGGTCGGGCTGATTGCGCATTCGCAGGCTTTGATTGCGGACGGCGTCCATTCACTCGCCGATATCGTTTCGGATCTCGTCGTTCTGATTGCGAACCGAAAGGCGGCGGCCGTACCGGACGTGGATCATAACTACGGCCATAGCCGCTACGAAACCGTGGCGTCGCTATTCCTCGGCGGATTACTGATTGCCGTCGGCGTCGGCATGTTATGGCGTGCGGGCGCGCGCATCATGAATCTCGGCGACATACCGCCGGTTCATGCGAGCGCTTTGGTCGTCGCCATAATCGTTCTTGTTTCCAAAGAGGCGCTGTTTCGCTATATGCTGCGCGCGGCCGAACGCGTGCGGTCTGCAATGCTCGTCGCGAATGCGTGGCATGCGCGATCCGATGCGGCTTCTTCGCTTGTCGTCGCGCTCGGCATCGTCGGCAGTATCGCAGGGTTTCGGATTCTCGATCCCATCGCGGCGGCGCTTGTCGGCTTTCTGGTAGGCCGAATGGGATGGACATTCGCATGGGATGCGCTCCAAGACCTTTCCGATCGCGCGCTGGATGAAACGACCACGGCGGATTTTCGCGGCATTTTGCTGGGCACGCCCGGCGTGCGTGATGTGCACGAGTTGCGCACTCGCAAAATGGGCGATCTCGCCATTGTCGACGCGCACATTCTTGTGGACCCGCTGATCTCCGTGTCGGAGGGTCATTACATCGCCGAATCCGCGCGGGCGCATATCCTGGCCGATTCGCGCGTAATCGACGCCCTCATTCACGTCGATCCGGAAAGCGATGCGGTGAATCCGCTGCCCGGCAACTTTCCGCTGCGTTCGACGGTGACGAAGGCGGTGACTGCTGCGTTTTCAGAGCAGGGCTTATCCGTCGATACGTTGAACCTGCACTATCTGAAGCGCGGCTTCGACGTGGAGATCGTTTTGCCATACGCGGCAGAGAGCGAGACGGCTCCCCGACTCGCTAACTTAAATCTGGACGCGCTCAGGCAACGACTGGGCGCGCGTCAGATTCGCGTGACGCAGGCTGTGAAAGTGGCCGCGCCTCAACGCGCGAGAAACGCCTCGGAATAA
- a CDS encoding Lrp/AsnC family transcriptional regulator translates to MTLDTFSQKILRLLQLDARRSVQEISDQVGLSSTPCWRRIKDMEQSGVIQRYTALLDREKLGLHVCALAHIHLTRHTEGGVEQFEREIATCPEVTECYSTTGESDYILKIVAPDIKAYDAFLHDRIFKIPAVAQVRTSVVLREIKFDTQLPL, encoded by the coding sequence TTGACTCTCGATACATTCTCACAAAAAATCCTGCGTCTTCTGCAACTGGATGCGCGGCGCTCCGTTCAGGAAATCTCCGATCAGGTCGGGCTGTCGAGTACGCCGTGCTGGCGGCGAATCAAGGACATGGAGCAGTCCGGCGTCATTCAGCGTTATACGGCGCTGCTCGACCGTGAAAAGCTAGGACTGCACGTCTGCGCGCTCGCGCATATTCATTTGACGCGCCATACGGAAGGCGGCGTCGAGCAATTCGAGCGCGAAATCGCCACGTGCCCTGAAGTGACCGAGTGCTACAGCACGACGGGCGAATCCGATTACATCCTGAAGATCGTCGCGCCCGATATCAAGGCGTACGACGCGTTTCTTCACGACCGCATCTTCAAGATTCCGGCGGTCGCGCAAGTGCGAACGAGCGTCGTGCTCCGCGAAATCAAGTTCGACACGCAATTGCCGCTTTAA
- a CDS encoding exonuclease: MNAIPEIYVSTDVEADGPIPGPHSMLSFASAAYTADKQLIATFSANLETLEGAAPHPVQAAWWKTQPEAWAACRTDLQKPEVALVNYVEWVEALPGKPVFVAYPAGFDFTHMFWYMMRFAQRCPFSWSALDMKTLAFAITGLPYRKAIKPRLPKHWFDDLPHTHVALDDAIEQGALFCNMLADLRHLQATLASTKAAASADEPTEDHPEGKTPPAGQ; this comes from the coding sequence ATGAACGCGATCCCCGAAATCTACGTCAGCACGGACGTCGAAGCAGACGGCCCGATTCCCGGCCCGCACTCGATGCTGAGTTTCGCGTCGGCAGCGTACACGGCCGACAAGCAACTCATCGCCACCTTCTCCGCGAATCTCGAAACGCTCGAAGGCGCGGCCCCGCATCCGGTGCAGGCCGCGTGGTGGAAGACGCAGCCCGAAGCGTGGGCCGCATGCCGGACCGATCTGCAGAAGCCGGAAGTGGCGCTCGTGAATTACGTCGAATGGGTCGAGGCGCTGCCGGGCAAGCCCGTGTTCGTCGCTTATCCGGCGGGCTTCGACTTCACGCATATGTTCTGGTACATGATGCGCTTCGCCCAGCGCTGCCCGTTTTCGTGGTCGGCGCTGGATATGAAGACGCTCGCCTTCGCCATCACCGGCCTGCCGTATCGGAAGGCGATCAAGCCGCGCTTGCCGAAGCACTGGTTCGACGACTTGCCGCACACGCATGTGGCGCTCGACGACGCCATCGAGCAAGGCGCGCTCTTCTGCAACATGCTCGCGGATCTGCGCCACTTGCAAGCGACTTTGGCTTCAACGAAAGCGGCAGCGAGCGCTGACGAACCGACGGAAGATCATCCTGAAGGTAAAACACCGCCCGCAGGGCAGTGA
- a CDS encoding MBL fold metallo-hydrolase, whose translation MKVTLVPVTPFQQNCSIVVCEATRRAAVVDPGGDIERIIAEVDRQGVTVEKVLLTHGHLDHCGGAKALADHYGVQIEGPQKEDAFWIDQLPAQSQRFGFANAQAFTPDRWLEDGETVQFGNETLEVFFCPGHTPGHVVFFSREHRLAFVGDVLFAGSIGRTDFPRGDHAELIRSIREKLWPLGDDVTFVPGHGPASTFGEERRTNPFVRDGVAA comes from the coding sequence ATGAAAGTCACTCTCGTTCCCGTCACGCCGTTCCAGCAGAACTGCTCTATCGTCGTTTGCGAAGCGACGCGCCGCGCGGCCGTCGTCGATCCGGGCGGCGACATCGAGCGGATCATCGCGGAGGTGGATCGGCAGGGCGTGACGGTCGAGAAGGTGCTGCTCACGCACGGTCATCTCGATCACTGCGGCGGCGCGAAGGCGCTCGCGGATCATTACGGCGTGCAGATCGAAGGGCCGCAGAAGGAAGACGCGTTCTGGATCGATCAGTTGCCGGCGCAATCACAGCGGTTCGGCTTCGCGAACGCGCAAGCATTCACGCCCGACCGATGGCTGGAAGACGGCGAGACCGTGCAGTTCGGCAACGAGACGCTGGAAGTCTTCTTCTGTCCCGGCCACACGCCGGGGCATGTCGTGTTCTTCAGTCGCGAGCATCGGCTTGCGTTCGTCGGTGACGTGCTGTTCGCCGGCTCCATCGGCCGAACGGACTTTCCGCGCGGCGATCACGCCGAGCTCATTCGTTCGATCCGCGAGAAGCTCTGGCCGCTCGGCGACGACGTCACCTTCGTTCCGGGCCACGGCCCGGCATCGACCTTTGGCGAAGAACGCCGCACGAATCCGTTCGTGCGCGATGGAGTCGCCGCATGA
- a CDS encoding septal ring lytic transglycosylase RlpA family protein: MNARFIRHIASLFAVGVLAGCAAPGSGDVASYHQTTPTISMASARSNAPLAFDTNLSTVPADNANKSQSLSDAQPITDSPDVGTFEQKGKASWYGRWFHGRKTASGEKFDMNAMTAAHRTLPLASWVRVTNESNHKTVVVKINDRGPYVRGRVIDLSYAAAAALGMRGVGTQKVKIEGLTQQEARAAREQSQSLADDSVN; this comes from the coding sequence ATGAATGCTCGATTCATTCGACATATCGCAAGCCTGTTCGCTGTCGGCGTCCTGGCAGGTTGCGCCGCGCCCGGTTCGGGCGATGTCGCGTCATATCATCAGACCACGCCTACTATTAGCATGGCAAGTGCCCGCTCGAATGCGCCGCTCGCATTCGACACGAACCTGAGCACGGTTCCGGCCGACAATGCGAACAAGAGCCAGTCGCTCTCCGACGCGCAGCCGATCACGGACAGCCCGGACGTCGGCACGTTCGAGCAGAAGGGCAAGGCTTCGTGGTACGGCCGCTGGTTTCATGGCCGCAAGACGGCGAGCGGCGAGAAGTTCGACATGAACGCGATGACCGCCGCCCACCGCACGCTGCCGCTCGCATCGTGGGTGCGCGTGACGAACGAGTCGAATCACAAGACCGTCGTCGTGAAGATCAACGATCGCGGTCCTTACGTGCGTGGCCGCGTGATCGACCTGTCGTATGCCGCCGCCGCCGCGCTCGGTATGCGCGGCGTGGGCACGCAGAAAGTGAAGATCGAAGGCCTCACGCAGCAGGAAGCGCGTGCGGCGCGCGAGCAGTCGCAGTCGCTCGCGGATGACAGCGTGAACTGA